A region of the Bombus affinis isolate iyBomAffi1 chromosome 7, iyBomAffi1.2, whole genome shotgun sequence genome:
TCAGAATCGGAGGAAAAGAACGAAAAATCTGGGTCAACGAAATTTCGAGAACGATAAGCGAACGGATAATGGGACGAATCGACGCTTATCACCGATGAGACGGTTCGATTTTTCGTTTCGTCGATCCGTCGTGTTTCTACCACGAACCTCTATTCTCCGGAGGAAAGAGCCGCTGTACGTTGAATTACAGGAGGCGCGAAACCTGTACTCTAATGGTTTGGTTTCGAGCGGGATCGAAGTCGGCGACCGACGATACACATCTACGGAAATATGGAAACGCGGGCACGGGCAGAAACGCGACGCCGAAGATCCTGTTGCTTTCGAACGTTTCCGAAAGTCGGGAAAACGAGTTAAGTCGGTCAAACGGGAGAAAACCGAAACTTTTTCGACTTTGAAAGTTTCGAGGACCGAGATAAATTTACGGACGCCTCGGAAATCGGTAAACTCGAGTTTGCCCTCGTTCTAAGATTACGCACGGCAGATTCTTTTCTCACTCTGCCACCTCCGCCACCTTCTTTCTTCCGACCTAGCTAAATAGCATCGCGTGCTTCGAAAACGAAAGGTTCATGCAAAGATTCGATGTCGTTTCGGATGTTCGATACAATCGCGAGTAATATATCCAATGGAAAAAGCAAGGggaaaaaatgataaaagttAAGGTAGGGTAAGGTGAGGCAAGGCAAAGTAAGGTAATGTAAGGTAAGATAAGGTAAAGTAAagtaaggtaaggtaaggtaaggtaaggaGAGGTAACGAGCGACGCGGAAAGGTCGAGGCAAGTCAAGTTGGGTTAGGTTAGCGGTGTGAACGAGAGGGAAGGGTCGCATTTCGCTTCGATAAAGTTTGTTCGATCGGTCGTTAGTCCTGTTCGAAGGGACCAACAGGCTTGCCGCGCTTGTCGTTCCTACGAGGCCACGTGTATAAATGCAATGGCCATGGAAAACCGAGCCAAGAGATTTTCTAAAGCGAGGAAAACAgtgtttctctctcttctttttgtCTACTCGATTCCATCTGCGTTCAGCTTAGGAGAAAGCGAACGAACCAACGAACGGGTTCTGCTCGACGAAAAGCGCGCTGCAGCTACGACTACGGTTACGACTCGGCTACACGGCTATGGGCTACGGCAATGGCCACGGCAGACGAGCGTTTAACTTTGTTCCGAAGTTCTCCAAGGTCGTATGGTGCGGCTGTAGGTCGGTGGTGCAAGAGGTGGCGAGACCGGGAGGACAAGAGGGAGAGAATTTCCGAGGCCGCGTCATAAATCTCTATCTGCTGGCTGCTAGGGGTAAACGCTCGCGGGATATACTTCGGCGACGTCTGTAATTTCGCGCCATCAGACCTTTCTCTCGCTTACGCGTCTATTCAAGCTCCCGCCTTCCACTTCTATcatctctatttcttttttactcCTCTCTTCCACCCACCCAGTAGTCGCTGTCCCCTTCTTCTTACGCGTATTTCTCGTTTAGTTTCATCGTTTTTCGACAGAATTTTATTACTCGATTCGCACGTTGATTCCCGTGTTTGATAACAAGCATCGTAACATAATTATCAAACTCCTTGTACGCGAGATCACAGAACGAGCGAGTTTCACGCCTACGAGATCGCGATTTCACGAATGTTATCGCAAGTGACGATATATTACGTCGCTGACGCGCGCCAACCGACGTGTAAATTCATTGTAAAACGAATATAAAAAATACGGTTGACAGTTTCGGATATGTTGTCCTCTCGCGCCATAATTcggtaaataataataatcgacGAGCTACAAGTTACAGACTTCTTTTCTATCGTTTCGCAGTTCTATATTATAGGGAATAATCAATCGTAAAATTGAATTCATTTTATTATCGAATTTATCGCTGTAACAGAAAAGAATTTATTGCTGTTGGTAGCAATAATGGTAGTTCAATTGTGCGAGAGAGCCGAGGCAGCGACGAGGAGATAGAGTTTGAAAATTATACGTTGGGCAAACATTAAGTAATTTCTACTCGAACCCTAGTATCAACAAGAGTAAAAATAGGTATTAAGGGCTGTCTTTCCTTCCTTCTATTTTTacccttttttttcctttctcttcttcccTACCTTCCCTTCGCTCTGTTCTTTCCCACCGTTGCTTGCTTCGCTGTTATtccttcccttctttttttctcctttcatCCTATCTTTGCCTGCAATTGTTACCAAAAACATCGGTATAGTCCTTTTCGAATTTCCTTTTTTCCTGTCTCTAATTTTTGCTTCGAAACGTACAGCAACGTGCTTCGAAATGTACGCAGAATTCCGACTCGTTAAATAAATTTGCCGCATTGTACGGAAGAAGGCGATTTATCGCTTATGACTGAACTTTTGAGAGCGATATAAAAAGGGCGGCGCAAGTCTGACCCAGACCTATTTAATCCATTAAATGGTACGCTTTGCAACACCTGCTGCACTGCTACCGCTAGAAACATGGTCCTCGCTAACAACCACCACCGCCACACCACCACTAACAAGTATCATCGGATTATTACGACAACATAGAACATTGCAAATCTGTTGCTGTTAGGCAAAGCGAGGGAGGAAGAAGAATCGAGAAAGTAAAAATGCAAAGATCACGAAAGTAACAAGAGAATAACAACAAAGGGAAAGTAATAGCAATTCTGTGAATATAAAAGCGGATGACGATCGACTGATGACTAGTCATGTTATTTTCTTCCATCAGTTTATATAAGTGCGCGTTATTTTTCGTTATTGTACCATCGTTTCGAAACTTTCGTCGTATCATTTTCACAAAGAGAAGATGGTTCCGACGGAAGGAATTTCTGTACGCGTGAGCCTCAACTTTTCTCTTTGCATTTCGTCCTTTAAGTAATTTTGCCACGACCGAAAATAACGCTGGTCTAATAGTGACATGTCTAAAGAGCAGCGCAGATGAAAAATGATTCCAGACACGTATGCAATTGCATTTGCATGTTTTTCGAATTCACGATTGATCAAAAACAGACATTTTGTCGTTATTAGTATTAAAACTGTTCGATCTGTACCGGCTTCTAAGATCAATCGAGAGTCAAGTGTTTTATAAACGCGATATATCCTACTTACGAAATGATTTTATCGTGAACCGTGACATATAAGTCATTTGGAACTGGTTTTCGTAATACGATACCAAGCCAATATTTTTTCCATGCAACTCGCGCTCGAATCGTACGAACGTCCCGCCAATGATCGTCGTTTGTCATCGTGGCGTTCCCCTCCTTATTTTCATCGTCGAAACTTTCGCACGAAACGATTTCATCTGGCTTTGTTCACGAAATTCGTCGTACGGATGAATAAATCGTTCGAATTAAGACGACGAGAAGCGAACGAACAATTTAACCTTGTACACTATGCGCCGCGTATCGTCGAGGAtgctttttatttcgtttcgtgCGCGTCGCGGGGCAATTTATCGTCTCGAGTTTACGGAACCCGAGTATGAACTTCCAGACAGTTTGTCGACAATGTTTGACCCAGACCCATTGAAATTCTCCCTTCCTCTACACTGAGCCGCGCAAATGTCGGTCGAACTTAACGACGAAGGTACTCAGCCTGTTTCCCGCGGATCTCACTGAAACAGATCTCGCGAATTTCTCTCTCCATCTTATCTAACCACCGACTGAACCAACTTTTTTTTTCAGGGAAGTGTTTACACTTAAGTGGTCTGACACCCGAACCACTGACAGCAGATGACGACTACAAGCTCCTACGCTTCGGTATCGGTTTCACGAATATGGTAGCTCGTGCCACTAAAGGCAGCGCTGATCTAACGAGGAAGGAAATCAAAGAAGGTCAGTATACGAGACGATAAAGGTATATAAGCGATCCTCCAACGTCCAACGACAACAAAACCTGTGGACCGCTCTTTGTATGTGTGCGTGCACCGCACgtgtaatataaattacatataacTATCGTTTACGAGCATCTATCGACCCAAATTTCCACATTATTGGAAAATGATTATtcgaataatatattattttatttggctATACATTAGGTGGTGCGCTATCAAAGGATTAATCCCATCGCGGTCCTTGATTTCTTAATACGTTGGTCGCCACGTCACCCATACGTATGTGACGGGTATATTTCCGTGGGGGGCCGTCACCTATGTATGGATGACGCTCTTCTTGTTCGAGTTAATTAAATATAGGATATTACACATTAtaccatactttttattaatttgtattctggataaaatattacattatgctATATCGCATGGTATTTGTTAAAACATTCCAAACACATTTGGGGTGATTTTGGACACTTTGAACGATAGTCGACCGTCATCGCTACTCTCCTcactttcaaatatattttcactGTGTTTACTGAATATTTTGAGGATGAAAAAATCACTGATGTACGTCTCACAAGTTTGCTTCTCGACTAAATGAAAGATCTGAGGTATCTGCCATCAGATCCGTCGGAATACTCTAGCTGGAAAGCTTGTGGCTTTCTCCATTTCAGAactaaatattttctttacaaTGAATCGAAGATTTTAAACAATGAATCGAAGGCAGTAAACAATGAATTCCCGCTTATTGTTCTATTTACTCTGCATACCGGTGAGGTCAGATTTTGGCCCCGCAGGAAACTTAGCCAAACCGACCAACGTGTTAAATAATACATTTGGAAAATGATTATgcgaataatatattattttatttggctATACACTAGGCGGTACGCTATCAAATGATTAATCCTATCGGGGTCCTTGATTTCTTTATCTCGATTTCGCTTTAGTCTCGACCAAGAAAAACACCGTTAACGttttaaaagaaaatcgtaGCATCAAGTTGAAATAAGAAATCGTGCCATAGGAAGCGTGTCAATAACGATTCTTCCATGTTTGTCTTAGATAAGAAATTTTCTAACGATGGAAAAGTACGGTTGAAAGTGACTTTGAAGAACACGGTAAGATCGAGTAATCGAAATAATATTCAATTACGTGAATAATATCCAACTTTCGTAATAtcgtaaattataaataaatcgcGAATTAAAGATTCACGGAACGCGTATTATACGCAGAAACCTGCAAAATATCCAGAGTATGGTAACCAATAATATTAACTAATGTGCGAAATAAATCTCTGCGCGTACATTCTACCCGTTTCGTTAGTTGTATTTATAAAaacacgaatttgcataaacatttgcattttaattataaaatacagcAAAAGCAGGCTTACGAGCGTAACGGATGGAAAACTTCGATGTTAGGATATGCACGATGTATATAATGCGTGTACAAATTTTAACCATATTGTACACACATGGGCAGCAAAAACTAGACCGTTTTAGACCGAGACGAACATGTTTGAACGTGGGTTGTTCGAACCAGCCAGACGAGTATCATTTCAGCGTGCATTGCATACACAGCGACTTACACGAGTACATACGTATACCGATTTTTTACGCTGATCAGCATCGAGCGAATTAAATTCGATAGCCGAAATCACGGACCGAGGATACAGAGTTGAACATGTTGTAAATTCGTATCACGGTTTCGTTATTTGCTTCTCCGCTTATCTGAATCGTCATTAAATTTATTGTCACGCCGACAAGATATACTTATTCGTTTCGATTGTTCCGCGAACATAAGTTTTTACGAAAAATAACACGACCGTTGTTAATTACTGTTCACTGATGTAATATCTCCTTCCGCTCAAAAGTATACAATGAAACGCTTAGCGTAGCTAGCATAGTAGTCATTTTCACTCCTTTATTCTCGTTCCTTTCGTACCAAAAGGTTATCGTCTGTTAACTTTCTACGCGCTGTTTTCTCGAACGGTTAACAATCGTTCACTTTTTAAGCATTTTACGCGTACAACTTTCGTTAAAACTCTACTCTTCGCAAATGGATACTTGTACAGAAAGTTACACACACGCGTGCATATGCGTATTGCTAGAGTTCGATACGCTTTTTACGGAAAGTGTTCAAAGGTTTAAACTCGACAAAGAACGTAAAGGAACTAAATAAAGGATTAAGTTGAAACGATATAAACAGATAACTGGAAATACATGGTTGAGCGGGTAAAAATGTAAACGATATCGAATGTTTATCGATAAACGTTGATTTACTTACCGTCTCTGGATACCTGCTAGTGACGAGAAGTCTCGCGTGCCACTAGATTCGATTTGCGATTTATCAAATTGTTAGCAAAATCTTGTTCACTTATCTCTAACCGGTGAATAGTAATCGTTGTTTCTTCGCTGTGTTAAAAAAAATTAACCACGATCGCCACAAAAATCTTCCGATCGACTTGCACTTCGAGCCGGTTCCCTCCGCGATCGTCGCCGCGAGAAGACTGACGGCATGCGGCATCAGTGTTTCCAACCAAAACCGTTGAATTCTCTCGGCCGTAAGACAACGACGCTCCCGCGCGACTAATAGATCGAAAAGTCAAATTAAGACGGAACTTAATCGATCGAGGACCAAACAATGAAATAGCACGCGAAACTCCCGTAAATGTTATGTAAAGATATAAATGAACCAACTTACATactgttttaaaaaatatatattgcaaCGATGGATAATTTACAGAAACTCCTCTGATTCTTTCGAACGATATACTTGAAATATATTTTCGTATCGTCGTCGAACGATCGAGAATTCTTTCGCCGGTTATATTATTAATCGACAAAACTTTACAAAGTTGGTGCGTCTTTTTTACAGGCAGTCACATTTTGTTGGAGAAATTACGAAAGTATAAACCGAAGATTGCCGTGTTTAACGGTAAACTGATATACGAGGTATTCTCCGGGAAGAAGGAATTTGGATTCGGTAGACAACCCAACCTGGTGGACGGCACAAATACGGTAAGAAAAGAATTGATTTTGGATCTCTTTCGAATGATAAAAGTAAAAGACTCGCTAATAATCGATAAACTGCTGGATTTCAGTACATGTGGGTGATGCCATCGAGTAGCGCCAGGTGCGCGCAACTTCCACGGGCGGCGGACAAGGTGCCATATTATGCGGCGCTCAAGAAATTTCGCGATTACTTGAACGGCACGATCTCTCATCTGGACGAGTCCGACATAGTGTTCGCGGACTCGAAGCTGAAGAAGAAGGAACAGGAGGCGATCGAGGACAAGAAACCGGCGTATTGCGAGGAGCTTACGAACGAAGGAGAGAGCAGGATCACCGACATGAATGGAACTATCATCAAACAAGATTCAAATTGCCAAATACCTGGCAAGAAGAAAAGAGGCAGGCCAAAGAAGATCAAGAATCCGGAAGATCAACCACCGCCCGATCCCGAGAAATTAGACGCGAACGGGGAAGTGATAAAGAAGCGACGGGGGCGGCCGAAAAAGATTCATCAACAACAAAAGCAACAGGAGCGAGAGATCAGAGAACGagaacaacagcagcaacaacaacagcaacatcAGGGTATGGGTCATCTAGGAGACGGTTACGGTACCGTGGTACCCAATTGTTTCTCTCCGCCGAAGACGTTCGCGCATATGGCTCCGTACCCTCAACCGATGAACGATTCTGGATACTACGGCCAAGGCATCAACGACAGTCCGTACAGTATAAATGCGAAACAGAGCCCGGTACATTTACAGCACTACAGCCAAAGCCCGAAATCCATGTCGCTCTCGTTTACTCATTCCGATCTATCCTCGGAGATCAACACCGCGATCTCTTCGGAGAACAACTTGGAGCCTTCGCCACTGACATCCCCGAGCGTCGAACACCCAGACTTCGAACCACCTACCAGTATCTCTCAACAAAATATGAACAACGATCATCGTCAGTACAATCCGGCCGGAAATGGCGACAATACGGGCCATCACGGTAGTCCAGGAACGCCGTCTCATCCGAGTTACACCAGCTACATGGGTTACCACGAGCAAACATCCGACCCCCACAATCCCCATCCTCATCAGACCACGTCGACACCGTTGAGTCAAACTACCGACGAACATTCGCATCACTCGCATCCCACTCCTCCGCATACGCATCCCCATACGCCGACACACGCCTCGATGTCGCCTCATCATCCGCACGAACAGTACGCCATGAAAAGGAACACCGGACAGGACGTGGCCTCGAAAAGTCTCAGCGACCTGGAATCTCTAGTCGATCAGATACCGAGCATAGCCGATGGGGGTAGCCAACGTTTGCAACACACGCATCCGGGAATGACCGACGATGGATCTTTGGCAGAAAAAATGGAAGCGCATCATCAGTCTTATTTGTCGGGATTCTCCGGTATGCCTAATGCTGGCATGTCCAATTACAGCCCTCCCTTGGCGCCTACCGGTGCGATCTATCCATCTTCGTTGCACCATTCTCCCAACGACGGTTACGGTTCTCTTTACGGCATGAATGGACGCCAACATCAAGATtcgcagcaacaacaacaacagcaacagcagcagcagcaacaacaacagcagcagcagcagcaacagcagcaacaacagcatcaacagcagcagcaacagcaacaacataGTAAATCTTATACCGTCGAAAATCTAGCGTCTAGCAATTACACGCCGAGCATGAGCCACGGACATCCCGGTAACTCGTATCCGAATATAATTCCCGGACCTCATTATCCCGTGCCGATGGGATCGACGAACGGGTATCTTTTTGGTGGCCTTGAGTCAAGCTTGATGCAACGCACCTACGGGATGAGCGGTATGAGCGGTATGGGAGGAATGCACCCATCCCTCGGTCACATGGCCAATCCTTATTCCTACAATGGTTCGTATTCTAGTTCCTTCGACGCCTATCCGGCGCCGCCAGCAGGGATTCACGCGCCCAGCGCCAATTATCCCGGCGGTTACGCGAGCGTTGGTAGCGCGACGCCAGGTACTTCTACGCCACCGTCTTACCTTCCTTCCCATCACAGACCGTCGGTCGACCTCGCTTACGACGGTGTATGATAATCGATGTAAAGCTATTATTCGACGTACATACGCGCACGCTCACACACACGCTCGCATTCGCCCTCGCGCGCATGCGCGCGCGCGTTTACACAAACACGTATACAAATACACGCACAGACAGACATACAGACGGATAGACATACAAACGGACAACGGACAAACAGACAGACGAACGGACAGACAACTGGCAAACAAGCAGACGATTCGAGCGCTACGTTTATCTTTTCTACGTATTTTTACACGTTTAGGATCCGCCGGAACGATCGTCTCTTTCTGGCGCGACTTGCTACTGCGATTTGCGCGCccgtttttcttcctctttctcctttCATCGATCTCTCCGAGCTTCTTTACGCTTTCCTCGAACCTCTTGTACCTTTCATCGCGTGTTTTCGTATTCACTCGGAACTCTTCCCTCTCCCGATTTTTcccccttcttttctttttcatccGGCTAGATCAACGATTATGCCGCGAGTAGCAACGGGCGCACGGTTCGAAACCGCGACGGCAACCGCTatgagaaggaaaaagaaagggaaaaagcCGGTTCTCGCACGCGCTACGCAATCAGGCTGTCGAATTATGTAAATGCGTTAATAGGGTTTCGAAAGTGGCGTGCTCGTCCAGATGCTATTTGTCTCTTTTTCGCAGTGATCGCGCATCGATCGTCGATAATGGGAAAAGTCGAACGTTGAAGTTTCGCTTCTTTCCATCGttttctaacgttatactgttaCGCTTTCGTTATTGTTGAAGAATATTCCGCTGTTTCGCTTCACTGGCAAACATGTGCGATCTGTTGCTGTTTCAACGAATCGGTATACATTTTTCTCCGAACGTCGCTCGTTAAAACATGCAAAAGTTTTACGGATTTTCGCGTGTATTCGTCCTTATTTTATCCTCTTTTTCCGTTCCTTTCGTTGTATGAGAGAAGGTATGCAGTTTGTACGCGTCGAATCGTTTATGTCACGTTATTAACTGTAACCGTTATGTCCACAAGTGAGACTGCTATTCGATAAACGGTAGCGTTCGACCTTCGTGTTGAAGCATTTTTTACGAACCAATGGACG
Encoded here:
- the LOC126918732 gene encoding probable serine/threonine-protein kinase yakA, with amino-acid sequence MQVATLFRESATLLGASSLDPPQTHHHQAMHPQQQQQQQQQQQLQQHPADLHLAHHMQHHYKLSYPSPVQNGGPNGTPMNCAGSQGVMVKQEARDDGYETSPDLEMRSTGGDSSQQYHTPLTPHTPHTPHTPHTPLTPISATAHQPQQPGSTASTLGQVAIKCETPVDPYSFVDEEMSMGGIRTASSPVGNPENMTCPAGGQGVLSTPTSTPPGSLSGPQHLQMNLGVMNGTVNPQLAAQQPKKRGRKRKSEMILTPEEAELAEAKKRAKTYKERKKHDRFDGMPEEEVSKRVLPDHLTNNLDIIIIGINPGLFAAYKGHHYAGPGNHFWKCLHLSGLTPEPLTADDDYKLLRFGIGFTNMVARATKGSADLTRKEIKEGSHILLEKLRKYKPKIAVFNGKLIYEVFSGKKEFGFGRQPNLVDGTNTYMWVMPSSSARCAQLPRAADKVPYYAALKKFRDYLNGTISHLDESDIVFADSKLKKKEQEAIEDKKPAYCEELTNEGESRITDMNGTIIKQDSNCQIPGKKKRGRPKKIKNPEDQPPPDPEKLDANGEVIKKRRGRPKKIHQQQKQQEREIREREQQQQQQQQHQGMGHLGDGYGTVVPNCFSPPKTFAHMAPYPQPMNDSGYYGQGINDSPYSINAKQSPVHLQHYSQSPKSMSLSFTHSDLSSEINTAISSENNLEPSPLTSPSVEHPDFEPPTSISQQNMNNDHRQYNPAGNGDNTGHHGSPGTPSHPSYTSYMGYHEQTSDPHNPHPHQTTSTPLSQTTDEHSHHSHPTPPHTHPHTPTHASMSPHHPHEQYAMKRNTGQDVASKSLSDLESLVDQIPSIADGGSQRLQHTHPGMTDDGSLAEKMEAHHQSYLSGFSGMPNAGMSNYSPPLAPTGAIYPSSLHHSPNDGYGSLYGMNGRQHQDSQQQQQQQQQQQQQQQQQQQQQQQQQHQQQQQQQQHSKSYTVENLASSNYTPSMSHGHPGNSYPNIIPGPHYPVPMGSTNGYLFGGLESSLMQRTYGMSGMSGMGGMHPSLGHMANPYSYNGSYSSSFDAYPAPPAGIHAPSANYPGGYASVGSATPGTSTPPSYLPSHHRPSVDLAYDGV